A window of the bacterium genome harbors these coding sequences:
- a CDS encoding NADH-quinone oxidoreductase subunit K: MIVYLLCFALLLVGIYGVLTKRDLIKIILSLGILGYAVNLLLILFAYRNDSVYPILAKGKAVEPMVDPLPQALVLTSIVIELGTTAMLVALAIKLFEKYGTFDITEIRRLKG, translated from the coding sequence ATGATCGTATATCTTCTTTGTTTTGCACTTCTTCTTGTTGGTATTTATGGTGTTCTTACTAAAAGAGATTTGATAAAGATCATTCTTTCGCTTGGAATTCTTGGTTATGCAGTAAATCTATTGCTTATACTATTTGCTTACAGAAATGATTCAGTTTATCCGATACTAGCAAAAGGAAAAGCCGTTGAACCAATGGTTGATCCGTTACCTCAAGCACTGGTGCTTACGTCAATTGTTATTGAGCTCGGAACAACTGCAATGCTTGTAGCACTGGCAATAAAACTCTTTGAAAAATATGGCACATTCGATATAACTGAGATTAGGAGGTTAAAAGGATGA
- a CDS encoding MnhB domain-containing protein — MHQNSGMTLIVKTVTRISVWMILLYGIYIIFHGHLSPGGGFAGGVIIALAFLNVMLAYGRKFTSDWLNISFLHDVEAASATLFLVIGILGLSIGGAFLANFMTKGELFALISSGTILPLNIVIGIKVGMSLFLVVWVLAGSKAVKGE; from the coding sequence ATGCATCAAAATAGTGGTATGACATTAATAGTGAAAACCGTTACACGTATAAGTGTGTGGATGATTTTGCTTTACGGAATTTATATAATCTTCCACGGTCATCTTTCACCCGGAGGGGGATTTGCGGGAGGCGTAATCATTGCACTTGCTTTTCTGAATGTGATGCTTGCATACGGAAGAAAATTTACTTCGGACTGGCTTAACATCAGTTTTCTTCATGATGTTGAAGCAGCAAGTGCTACTTTATTTCTGGTAATAGGAATCCTTGGTTTATCGATAGGCGGCGCCTTCCTTGCGAACTTCATGACAAAAGGAGAATTGTTTGCGTTGATAAGTTCAGGCACAATCCTTCCGCTAAACATTGTAATTGGAATCAAAGTCGGAATGTCTCTCTTCCTTGTAGTATGGGTTCTGGCAGGTTCAAAAGCCGTGAAAGGAGAATGA
- a CDS encoding DUF4040 domain-containing protein: protein MPVEYWLIFILIVMIIASIAALEMEDILSSIVAIGVVGLGVSLSFLFLQAPDLAIVQFLFEIFAVIILVRAFLKKDYHKEKPSTINKVLAGITVITLAAIFIFSISVFELLPPFGEPLMTTSQYYLDNGAKDTGAVNLVSSIILDYRAYDTLGEVTVLFTAILGAFTILRIKSKSKKDNSELSHASK from the coding sequence ATGCCTGTTGAGTATTGGTTAATATTTATACTTATCGTAATGATAATCGCTTCAATTGCAGCTCTTGAGATGGAGGACATCCTCTCCTCAATTGTTGCAATTGGTGTTGTTGGTTTGGGAGTATCACTGTCTTTCCTTTTCCTTCAGGCACCTGATTTGGCAATTGTTCAATTCCTGTTTGAAATTTTTGCGGTGATAATTCTTGTGAGAGCATTTTTAAAGAAAGATTACCACAAAGAAAAACCTTCGACAATAAATAAAGTTCTTGCCGGAATAACAGTAATAACACTTGCTGCAATTTTTATTTTCAGTATTTCTGTTTTTGAACTACTTCCTCCTTTTGGAGAACCGCTGATGACAACTTCTCAATACTATCTCGATAACGGTGCTAAAGATACCGGTGCGGTAAATCTTGTCAGCTCAATCATTCTTGATTACAGAGCTTACGATACTCTAGGAGAGGTTACTGTTCTGTTCACAGCAATACTTGGGGCATTTACAATACTCAGAATAAAATCCAAATCGAAAAAAGATAACTCGGAGTTAAGTCATGCATCAAAATAG
- a CDS encoding NADH-quinone oxidoreductase subunit C — protein sequence MHNYNEFISLMGNKIVSKVEKEKRLYFEVENQNIKEVADHLFNKLGCRLSTATATETYRGIEVLYHFSLDKTGEYYCPRVVMKDKKNPKMNSLTPIVRGAEWIEREMSEMLGITFEGHPRPEPLLTGNHPQNIKVPLRKWRSNG from the coding sequence ATGCATAATTACAATGAATTTATTTCCTTAATGGGAAACAAAATCGTTTCAAAAGTTGAAAAGGAAAAAAGACTCTACTTTGAAGTTGAAAATCAGAATATAAAAGAAGTTGCAGATCATCTCTTTAATAAACTCGGATGCAGATTATCAACTGCAACAGCAACTGAAACATACAGAGGAATTGAAGTTCTTTATCATTTCTCACTCGATAAAACCGGAGAATATTATTGTCCTCGTGTTGTAATGAAGGACAAAAAAAATCCCAAGATGAATTCTCTAACTCCAATAGTTCGCGGTGCCGAGTGGATAGAACGAGAAATGTCTGAAATGCTCGGGATAACTTTTGAAGGTCATCCAAGACCAGAACCGCTTTTAACCGGAAATCATCCACAAAATATTAAAGTGCCTCTTAGAAAATGGAGAAGCAATGGATAA
- a CDS encoding nickel-dependent hydrogenase large subunit, with protein sequence MDKNVIPVGPYHPLLEEAEYFTLQVDGETVVDIDLEIGWMHRGHEFISESKTFTQSLYLVERICGICSTSHPLAAVHAMEDVDNIEIPLRARYIRTLVGELERIHSHLLWLGLAGHFIGYDTLWMWAWKYREPVLQMFEIISGNRNHYGMMRVGGVAKDVDPSKVNKLFEVMDEIEKKIEMIAKAATDDPVLKSRLKGVGVLTKKDAIDFCAVGPTARASGVPIDVRKDEPTDAYDLVDFKIIVTENGDVFDKTVVRLLETFESIKICKQCLEKLKTVNGGIRNNVKEISPGEGIGRYEAPRGEVFHYVRTDGTNRPVRHKVRAPSYVNIPTFKASCKGIPVADALITLAAVDPCYCCTERSLKIRDKNNEPYKINLLNLSREKTEQLRRQMK encoded by the coding sequence ATGGATAAAAATGTAATACCAGTTGGTCCGTATCATCCGCTGCTTGAGGAAGCAGAATATTTCACTCTTCAGGTTGATGGTGAAACAGTTGTCGATATTGATCTGGAAATCGGATGGATGCATCGAGGACACGAGTTTATTTCTGAGTCGAAGACATTTACGCAATCACTGTATCTGGTGGAGAGAATTTGCGGAATCTGCTCAACATCTCACCCGCTTGCAGCTGTTCATGCAATGGAAGACGTGGATAATATTGAAATACCTTTGAGAGCGCGATACATCCGCACACTTGTTGGTGAGCTTGAAAGAATTCACAGTCATCTTTTATGGCTCGGCCTTGCGGGACATTTTATCGGCTATGATACATTGTGGATGTGGGCATGGAAATACCGTGAACCTGTTCTTCAGATGTTTGAAATAATTTCAGGAAACAGAAATCATTATGGAATGATGAGAGTGGGCGGTGTTGCTAAAGATGTTGATCCATCGAAAGTAAACAAATTGTTCGAGGTAATGGATGAAATTGAAAAGAAAATTGAAATGATAGCCAAAGCAGCCACTGATGATCCGGTTTTAAAATCAAGATTAAAGGGTGTGGGAGTTCTTACAAAAAAAGATGCGATTGATTTTTGTGCAGTTGGTCCGACTGCACGTGCTTCAGGAGTTCCAATTGATGTAAGAAAAGATGAACCGACAGATGCTTATGATCTTGTTGATTTCAAAATAATTGTTACTGAAAATGGGGATGTATTTGATAAAACAGTTGTAAGACTTCTTGAAACATTTGAATCAATTAAAATCTGCAAGCAGTGTCTTGAAAAACTGAAAACAGTAAATGGCGGGATAAGAAATAATGTGAAAGAAATTTCTCCCGGTGAAGGAATCGGAAGATACGAAGCACCACGTGGAGAAGTTTTTCATTATGTAAGGACCGACGGTACGAACAGACCTGTTCGGCACAAAGTTCGAGCACCAAGTTATGTAAATATTCCAACGTTCAAAGCTTCGTGTAAAGGGATACCAGTTGCGGACGCATTGATAACATTGGCGGCGGTTGATCCTTGTTATTGCTGCACTGAACGATCGTTAAAAATACGCGACAAGAATAATGAACCATACAAGATTAATCTGCTTAACCTCTCACGTGAAAAAACAGAACAGCTCAGGAGGCAAATGAAATGA
- the nuoB gene encoding NADH-quinone oxidoreductase subunit NuoB encodes MSWYNKRLAKSIWVYHMSASPCNNCDIEILDLLTPKYDIERFGIKLVGSVRHADVILLSGVLNQKVAPQVEKIYEQAAKPCFVVGVGTCPASGCCFKDSYNTVEKREDVIPINLYIPGCPPKPEAMIEGVVKLVGVLNA; translated from the coding sequence ATGAGTTGGTACAATAAGCGACTTGCGAAATCCATCTGGGTTTATCATATGAGTGCATCGCCGTGCAACAATTGCGATATTGAAATACTCGATCTGCTCACCCCGAAATATGATATTGAAAGATTCGGAATAAAGCTTGTCGGTTCAGTTCGTCACGCAGATGTAATTCTATTGAGCGGAGTGTTAAATCAGAAAGTTGCACCGCAGGTAGAAAAGATTTACGAGCAGGCGGCTAAACCTTGTTTTGTAGTTGGTGTAGGTACCTGTCCTGCATCCGGATGCTGTTTTAAGGATAGCTATAACACTGTTGAGAAACGTGAAGATGTCATCCCGATAAATCTTTATATACCGGGTTGCCCGCCAAAACCAGAGGCGATGATCGAAGGAGTTGTTAAACTTGTTGGAGTCCTAAATGCATAA